In one Triplophysa dalaica isolate WHDGS20190420 chromosome 9, ASM1584641v1, whole genome shotgun sequence genomic region, the following are encoded:
- the si:ch211-261a10.5 gene encoding potassium channel subfamily K member 13 translates to MARILLLWLVIVLYTLFGAAVFSALERPSELEAHCKWNRQLAEFIQDHQIPAEELHQLLGNYEVAVATGIRMEPRRPRWDFSGAFYFVATVVSTIGFGMAAPATLNGKIFLIFYGLIGCSTTILFFNLFLEHMITLITVLTRWCRKQRRLKTHLNTEPRDGQESWKPSVYYVTLILAALSFLVSCGASGLYSAMEDWPYLESMYFCFVAFSTMGFGDMVSVQRACYEARWVYQIANSLIIILGVSCTYSLFNIASIITRQMLNWILAKLFRLRCCPAESEQGGADQFCCCSVAGLKVSKTANRQIRNHGQPHGTCHGVKNSLSSVCRCTSAGVDTVCESKTWGKVDGTSAFGCGSLSEGSEDGALSLVSTTSDHNSVLDNVCTSVVPNNHLHETNIKMEEHYNLNETM, encoded by the exons ATGGCCCGAATATTGCTGTTATGGTTAGTAATTGTCCTCTACACTTTATTTGGGGCTGCAGTTTTTTCGGCCCTCGAGAGACCCTCAGAACTGGAGGCTCATTGCAAATGGAACAGACAGCTGGCAGAATTCATTCAGGATCACCAGATTCCAGCCGAGGAGTTACATCAGCTGCTGGGAAACTATGAGGTGGCCGTTGCCACTGGGATTCGTATGGAACCACGGAGACCCCGATGGGATTTCTCCGGAGCTTTTTACTTTGTGGCTACTGTGGTCAGCACTATTG GCTTTGGAATGGCAGCACCCGCAACTCTCAATGGAAAAATCTTTCTCATCTTCTACGGACTGATAGGCTGTTCCACCACTATTCTCTTCTTCAACCTCTTTCTGGAACACATGATAACCCTGATCACCGTCCTCACACGCTGGTGCCGCAAGCAGAGGAGGTTGAAAACACATCTAAACACAGAACCCAGAGACGGGCAGGAGAGTTGGAAACCATCTGTATACTATGTGACCTTGATTTTGGCAGCTTTGTCATTTCTGGTTAGCTGCGGGGCATCTGGCTTGTACTCAGCTATGGAAGATTGGCCCTACCTAGAGTCGATGTACTTCTGCTTTGTGGCTTTTAGCACCATGGGCTTTGGAGACATGGTGAGCGTGCAGAGGGCCTGTTATGAAGCACGATGGGTTTATCAGATAGCTAACTCTTTAATTATCATTCTTGGTGTCAGCTGTACCTACTCGCTTTTCAATATCGCCTCTATCATCACCAGACAGATGTTGAATTGGATTTTGGCCAAGCTGTTCCGTCTGCGTTGCTGCCCGGCTGAGAGCGAACAGGGTGGAGCAGATCAATTCTGCTGCTGCTCTGTTGCAGGTCTGAAAGTCTCAAAAACGGCCAATCGGCAGATCAGGAATCACGGGCAGCCACACGGGACCTGCCACGGAGTCAAGAACTCTCTAAGCTCTGTGTGTAGGTGCACCAGCGCTGGAGTAGACACTGTTTGCGAGAGCAAAACTTGGGGGAAAGTTGATGGCACGTCTGCGTTTGGATGTGGGTCTTTAAGCGAAGGGTCAGAGGATGGGGCATTGAGCCTGGTCAGCACCACTAGTGATCATAATAGTGTACTCGACAACGTATGCACTTCTGTTGTGCCAAATAATCACCTGCatgaaacaaacattaaaatggaaGAACATTACAACCTAAATGAAACTATGTAA
- the calm3a gene encoding calmodulin 3a (phosphorylase kinase, delta): MADQLTEEQIAEFKEAFSLFDKDGDGTITTKELGTVMRSLGQNPTEAELQDMINEVDADGNGTIDFPEFLTMMARKMKDTDSEEEIREAFRVFDKDGNGYISAAELRHVMTNLGEKLTDEEVDEMIREADIDGDGQVNYEEFVQMMTAK; the protein is encoded by the exons atg GCCGACCAGCTGACCGAGGAACAGATCGCTG AGTTCAAGGAGGCATTCTCACTCTTTGACAAAGATGGCGATGGCACCATTACCACTAAAGAGTTGGGCACAGTGATGCGTTCGCTGGGTCAGAACCCCACTGAAGCTGAGCTGCAAGATATGATTAATGAGGTGGATGCTGATG GCAATGGAACTATAGACTTCCCAGAGTTCCTTACTATGATGGCGAGGAAAATGAAAGACACGGACAGCGAAGAGGAAATCCGAGAAGCTTTCAGAGTCTTCGACAAG GATGGAAATGGCTACATCAGTGCTGCCGAACTCCGTCACGTCATGACCAACCTCGGCGAGAAGTTGACAGATGAGGAAGTGGACGAGATGATACGAGAGGCAGATATTGATGGAGATGGTCAGGTCAACTATGAAG AGTTTGTCCAGATGATGACCGCAAAGTGA